One genomic segment of Salinigranum rubrum includes these proteins:
- a CDS encoding ester cyclase codes for MSTERTHDLDANKAVVRRFVETVWQRGDVSAMDELFTPDSVLHDPSDDVRGPEAFRTYNQRYLDAFPDLEYTIEDVLAEGDRVAFRARMRGTHRGPFMGIEPTGETFEGEGIIIARIEDGKIAERWASFDALGMLRQLGLVSDPADADV; via the coding sequence ATGTCAACCGAAAGGACACACGACCTCGACGCGAACAAGGCGGTCGTCCGGCGGTTCGTCGAGACCGTTTGGCAGCGGGGCGACGTGAGCGCGATGGACGAGCTTTTCACCCCCGACTCGGTGCTCCACGACCCCTCCGACGACGTCCGCGGCCCGGAGGCGTTCAGGACGTACAACCAGCGGTATCTCGACGCCTTTCCCGACCTGGAGTACACCATCGAGGACGTACTGGCCGAGGGAGACCGAGTCGCCTTCCGTGCGCGGATGCGCGGCACCCACCGCGGGCCGTTCATGGGCATCGAGCCGACCGGTGAGACGTTCGAGGGCGAGGGCATCATCATCGCCCGCATCGAGGACGGGAAGATCGCCGAGCGTTGGGCCAGTTTCGACGCGCTCGGGATGCTTCGACAGCTCGGACTCGTCTCCGACCCCGCTGACGCCGACGTGTGA
- a CDS encoding S1C family serine protease → MSYAATERGDDRQRLTRPEPDTATAAVDGLSSEGTRPTLDRRAFLAGLGAVGLAGLAGCTGGGTEFASGVSGVTSVEDARASVVRIVAQGSFVDPQVGYQANSAGSGTGFIIDPSGIAVTNNHVVTGAATLEVFANGRSYNAKVLGVSECSDLAVIEITGGEFQALQWYDGPIQTNLEVWALGFPLGDPNYTVTRGIISKQASTVHTVWASVDGVLEHDARIRPGNSGGPLVDERGRVVGVNYAGDDKFDINLAISAPLARGIVEDLRQGRNVNTIGINGRAVRSDDGSISGVWVSSVESGSPASRAGIEPADIIVRMEGLTLGRDGSMKDYCDILRSRNADDVLSVQVLRFTTGEILSGEVNGAPLQSVLPAGGGGGGDGGSSNSGDSSGSAAGYANYRRVSDNSGSIVVDVPAEWSDVDGRAFEIGPGLVAAPDVDAYNSGYSTPGVSILASRDLSRDPDVVLDEFSFPACTASGRGNYSDGKFTGRVSRYESCDGRDTAIVVIAAVPPDGSYTVLVVVQLVAPRDAEALDAIVTSFDVTGSV, encoded by the coding sequence ATGAGCTACGCAGCAACCGAACGCGGAGACGACAGACAGAGACTCACACGCCCGGAACCGGACACCGCGACTGCGGCCGTCGACGGGCTGTCCTCCGAGGGAACGCGTCCGACGCTCGATAGACGAGCGTTCCTCGCGGGCCTCGGTGCGGTCGGTCTCGCGGGCCTCGCCGGGTGTACCGGCGGCGGCACCGAGTTCGCCTCGGGCGTCTCCGGCGTGACGAGCGTCGAGGACGCTCGGGCCTCCGTCGTCCGCATCGTCGCACAGGGGTCGTTCGTCGACCCGCAGGTGGGCTATCAGGCGAACTCCGCCGGCAGCGGGACCGGGTTCATCATCGACCCCTCGGGCATCGCGGTCACCAACAACCACGTCGTGACCGGCGCGGCGACGCTCGAAGTGTTCGCGAACGGCCGGTCGTACAACGCGAAGGTGCTCGGGGTCTCCGAGTGCTCCGACCTCGCTGTCATCGAGATTACAGGCGGTGAGTTCCAGGCCCTCCAGTGGTACGACGGCCCCATCCAGACCAACCTCGAAGTGTGGGCGCTCGGCTTCCCCCTGGGCGACCCGAACTACACCGTCACGAGAGGGATCATCTCGAAGCAGGCCTCGACCGTCCACACGGTGTGGGCGTCGGTCGACGGCGTCCTCGAACACGACGCGCGCATCCGGCCCGGGAACTCGGGCGGCCCGCTCGTCGACGAGCGCGGGCGCGTCGTCGGCGTCAACTACGCCGGGGACGACAAGTTCGACATCAACCTCGCTATCTCCGCGCCGCTGGCCCGCGGCATCGTCGAGGACCTCCGGCAGGGCAGAAACGTCAACACCATCGGCATCAACGGCCGCGCCGTCCGGAGCGACGACGGCTCCATCTCGGGCGTGTGGGTCTCGTCGGTCGAATCCGGCTCTCCCGCCTCCCGCGCGGGCATCGAACCGGCAGACATCATCGTCCGCATGGAGGGGCTCACCCTCGGTCGCGACGGGTCGATGAAGGACTACTGCGACATCCTCCGGTCGCGGAACGCCGACGACGTGCTCTCCGTGCAGGTCCTCCGCTTCACCACCGGTGAAATCCTCTCGGGCGAGGTGAACGGCGCCCCGCTCCAGTCGGTGCTCCCTGCCGGTGGTGGCGGCGGTGGCGATGGCGGTTCCTCGAACAGCGGCGACTCGTCCGGTTCCGCCGCCGGCTACGCCAACTACCGGCGGGTCTCCGACAACAGCGGCTCCATCGTCGTCGACGTCCCGGCCGAGTGGTCCGACGTGGACGGGCGCGCGTTCGAAATCGGCCCGGGCCTCGTCGCGGCCCCCGACGTCGACGCGTACAACAGCGGCTACTCGACGCCCGGCGTCTCCATCCTGGCCTCCCGTGACCTCTCCCGGGACCCCGACGTCGTACTCGACGAGTTCAGCTTCCCGGCGTGTACCGCGAGCGGCCGCGGGAACTACAGCGACGGGAAGTTCACCGGTCGCGTGTCGCGCTACGAGTCGTGCGACGGGCGCGACACCGCCATCGTGGTCATCGCGGCGGTGCCGCCGGACGGTTCGTACACGGTACTCGTCGTCGTCCAACTCGTCGCGCCGCGCGACGCCGAGGCGCTGGACGCCATCGTCACCTCGTTCGACGTGACCGGCTCCGTCTGA
- a CDS encoding O-acetylhomoserine aminocarboxypropyltransferase/cysteine synthase family protein: MTRGFHTRSLHAGQRPDPATGARAPPIYQTSSYVFDDADYAADLYALEADGYVYSRISNPTTRVLEERMAALEGGTDAVATAAGMAALDSATSILAESGDNVVASADMYGGTATYLSKMASRRGIETRVVDTLDVSAYEAEIDDDTAYVHVETVANPSLRTPDFEAIADVAHAHETPLVVDNTFATPYLCRPLEHGADVVWESTTKWLHGSGTTVGGILVDGGTFPWEATDKYPELAGENPAFGIDFSTRFGDRAFAACARQRAVRSLGNQQSPFDAWVTLQGLETLPLRMEKHSDNAAQVAAFLDDHPGVAWVSYPGLESHETHDLASRYLDGGYGGMVTFGLEGGFEASKTLCESVELASFLANIGDAKTLIIHPASTTHAQLSAEEQRAAGVAPDMLRLSVGIEDADDIVADLDQGIERAVSGA, translated from the coding sequence ATGACCCGTGGCTTCCACACCCGGAGCCTCCACGCCGGACAGCGCCCGGACCCGGCGACGGGTGCCCGCGCACCACCCATCTACCAGACCAGTTCCTACGTCTTCGACGACGCCGACTACGCGGCGGACCTCTACGCCCTCGAAGCGGACGGGTACGTCTACTCGCGCATCTCGAACCCGACGACGCGCGTCCTCGAAGAGCGGATGGCCGCCCTGGAGGGCGGCACCGACGCGGTTGCGACGGCGGCCGGCATGGCCGCACTCGACTCCGCGACGAGCATCCTCGCCGAGAGCGGCGACAACGTCGTCGCCTCAGCCGACATGTACGGCGGCACCGCGACGTACCTCTCGAAGATGGCGTCCAGAAGAGGCATCGAGACGCGCGTCGTCGACACGCTCGACGTCTCCGCGTACGAGGCCGAAATAGACGACGACACCGCGTACGTCCACGTCGAGACGGTCGCCAACCCCTCGCTTCGCACCCCCGACTTCGAGGCCATCGCCGACGTCGCCCACGCCCACGAGACGCCGCTCGTCGTCGACAACACCTTCGCGACGCCGTACCTGTGTCGCCCGCTCGAACACGGCGCCGACGTCGTCTGGGAGTCGACCACCAAGTGGCTCCACGGCTCCGGTACGACGGTCGGCGGCATCCTCGTCGACGGCGGCACCTTCCCCTGGGAGGCGACCGACAAGTACCCCGAACTCGCCGGGGAGAACCCCGCGTTCGGCATCGACTTTTCGACTCGGTTCGGTGACCGTGCCTTCGCCGCCTGTGCCCGCCAGCGCGCCGTCCGCTCGCTCGGGAACCAGCAGTCGCCGTTCGACGCCTGGGTGACGCTGCAGGGTCTCGAAACCCTCCCGTTGAGAATGGAGAAACACTCCGATAACGCGGCGCAGGTCGCCGCGTTCCTCGACGACCATCCCGGCGTGGCGTGGGTCTCGTACCCGGGACTGGAGAGCCACGAGACCCACGACCTCGCCTCTCGGTATCTGGACGGCGGTTACGGCGGGATGGTGACCTTCGGACTGGAAGGCGGGTTCGAGGCGAGCAAGACGCTGTGTGAGTCGGTCGAACTCGCGTCGTTCCTCGCCAACATCGGCGACGCCAAAACGTTGATAATCCACCCGGCGTCGACGACGCACGCCCAGTTGAGCGCCGAGGAACAGCGCGCGGCGGGGGTCGCTCCCGACATGCTCCGTCTCTCGGTCGGCATCGAAGACGCCGACGACATCGTCGCGGACCTCGACCAGGGCATCGAGCGGGCGGTGAGCGGGGCGTGA
- a CDS encoding ABC transporter ATP-binding protein, with translation MAAIELDGVTKRFGDVTAVRDLSLQVEEGEVYGFLGPNGAGKSTTINMLLDFVRPSSGRVRVLGMDAQEDSVAVRRRTGVLPEGYDVYTRLTGRKHVEFAARSKGVEVDVDSVLDRVGIADAADRRADEYSKGMRQRLVLGMALVGNPDLLILDEPSSGLDPAGAKEMRDIVRDEADRGTTVFFSSHVLGQVEAVCDRVGILRGGELVAQDSIEGLRDARGGDTRLVVTVGGAVDGAVGTVRDLDGVDSAELSGETLTVSCSSDAKTRVISALESAGVTVEDFKTEEASLEDLFLSYTDGSAVSDEDRVEPRAEETDADTGVRT, from the coding sequence ATGGCCGCCATCGAACTCGACGGGGTGACGAAGCGGTTCGGCGACGTCACCGCCGTCCGCGACCTCTCCCTCCAGGTCGAAGAGGGCGAGGTGTACGGTTTCCTCGGCCCCAACGGCGCGGGGAAGTCGACGACGATCAACATGCTCTTGGACTTCGTCAGGCCCTCCTCCGGACGCGTTCGGGTCCTGGGGATGGACGCCCAAGAAGACAGCGTCGCCGTCCGCCGACGGACCGGCGTCCTCCCCGAAGGCTACGACGTGTACACCCGGCTCACCGGGCGGAAACACGTCGAGTTCGCCGCCCGCTCGAAGGGCGTCGAGGTCGACGTCGACTCCGTCCTCGACCGGGTCGGCATCGCCGACGCCGCCGACCGTCGCGCCGACGAGTACTCGAAGGGGATGCGCCAGCGACTCGTCCTCGGGATGGCGCTGGTGGGTAACCCCGACCTGCTCATCCTCGACGAACCGTCCTCGGGGCTGGACCCCGCGGGCGCGAAGGAGATGCGCGACATCGTCCGCGACGAGGCCGACCGAGGGACGACCGTCTTCTTCTCGTCGCACGTCCTCGGGCAGGTCGAAGCCGTCTGTGACCGCGTCGGCATCCTCCGCGGCGGCGAACTCGTCGCACAGGACAGCATCGAGGGACTGCGCGACGCGCGCGGCGGCGACACCCGCCTCGTCGTCACTGTCGGGGGAGCAGTCGACGGCGCGGTCGGGACCGTCCGCGACCTCGACGGGGTCGACAGCGCCGAACTCTCGGGCGAGACGCTCACCGTCTCCTGTTCGAGCGACGCGAAGACCCGCGTCATCAGCGCGCTCGAATCCGCCGGGGTGACGGTCGAGGACTTCAAGACCGAGGAGGCCTCGCTCGAAGACCTCTTCCTCAGCTACACCGACGGATCGGCCGTCTCTGACGAGGACCGAGTCGAACCTCGGGCCGAAGAGACGGACGCCGACACGGGGGTGCGCACATGA
- a CDS encoding CPBP family intramembrane glutamic endopeptidase: protein MVRPRRAHARRRRLLLPRLPLAGRPDLFDSSVGAPPDAPLSPELVVGIQLVAALTVGPAINTVFAVGEEFGWRGYLLPKLLPFGTRPAVVLVGVVWGVWHWPIIAMGYNYGFGYPGAPWTGMLAMVAMTTATGTFLAWVTLWSESVWPAALGHGAINAVGGVGLLFSRSTDSLLLGPTVTGLLVVVPWALLAAWLLLDHDRLSPPTG, encoded by the coding sequence GTGGTTCGCCCCCGCCGCGCTCACGCTCGTCGGCGTCGGCTGTTACTTCCTCGTCTTCCCCTCGCGGGTCGACCCGACCTTTTCGACTCTTCGGTCGGTGCTCCCCCCGACGCGCCGCTGTCGCCCGAACTCGTCGTCGGGATTCAACTCGTCGCGGCACTCACCGTCGGCCCGGCCATCAACACCGTCTTCGCGGTCGGCGAGGAGTTCGGTTGGCGCGGCTACCTCCTCCCGAAACTGCTCCCGTTCGGGACGCGTCCCGCCGTCGTCCTCGTGGGTGTCGTCTGGGGGGTCTGGCACTGGCCGATCATCGCGATGGGCTACAACTACGGGTTCGGCTACCCCGGCGCGCCCTGGACGGGGATGCTCGCGATGGTCGCGATGACGACGGCGACGGGGACGTTCCTCGCGTGGGTGACGCTCTGGTCCGAGAGCGTCTGGCCCGCCGCGCTCGGTCACGGGGCCATCAACGCCGTCGGCGGGGTCGGCCTGCTCTTCTCGCGCTCCACCGACTCGCTCCTCCTCGGCCCGACGGTGACGGGACTGCTCGTCGTGGTGCCGTGGGCGCTGCTCGCGGCGTGGTTACTTCTCGATCACGACCGACTGTCGCCCCCGACCGGCTAG
- a CDS encoding sodium:calcium antiporter — translation MAPVPLTPDLVGSLVLAAVALAVLVKAAGVTVDSLVALARAYDVPDAVVASTLVALGTSLPELGSHLVASLGIVSGTLDPAVASATVMGGNMGSSTVQQTLLVGLFLVGFGRVTLSHAFRRSTYYPMLAAFALTFIVVVDGHVSRLDGLALLVAFVAYAYWTVTTHGRVESLPETASADPRRDAVAAFVGFLLVLGSAFVVLRVVDDLVVTLGLNGSMVGVVTIGLAAALPELSTVVESLRRKTPDLALGTLVGSNVVNPLVGFGLGGVVSTYTVPPSVIRWDLPFKFLVGLALVGIASREGWVIRRREGAWLVIAYFVFVSVRFLLFAV, via the coding sequence ATGGCACCGGTCCCGCTCACACCCGACCTCGTCGGCTCGCTCGTTCTCGCCGCCGTCGCGCTCGCCGTCCTCGTCAAGGCGGCCGGCGTGACCGTCGACAGCCTCGTCGCGCTGGCCCGTGCGTACGACGTCCCCGACGCCGTCGTCGCCTCGACGCTCGTCGCGCTCGGGACCAGCCTCCCGGAACTCGGCTCGCACCTCGTCGCCTCGCTCGGCATCGTCTCCGGCACGCTGGACCCCGCCGTCGCCAGCGCGACGGTGATGGGCGGCAACATGGGGTCGTCGACGGTTCAGCAGACGCTGCTCGTCGGGCTCTTCCTCGTCGGCTTCGGCCGCGTCACCCTCTCGCACGCGTTCCGTCGGTCGACGTACTACCCGATGCTCGCGGCCTTCGCGCTCACGTTCATCGTCGTGGTCGACGGCCACGTCTCGCGGCTCGACGGCCTCGCGCTCCTCGTTGCGTTCGTCGCCTACGCCTACTGGACGGTCACCACCCACGGCAGAGTGGAGAGCCTCCCCGAGACGGCGAGCGCGGACCCCCGACGGGACGCCGTCGCCGCGTTCGTCGGGTTCCTGCTCGTCCTCGGGAGCGCCTTCGTCGTGCTCCGCGTGGTCGACGACCTCGTCGTCACGCTCGGGCTGAACGGGTCGATGGTCGGCGTCGTCACCATCGGGCTGGCCGCCGCGCTCCCCGAACTCTCGACGGTGGTCGAGTCCCTCAGACGAAAGACGCCCGACCTCGCGCTCGGGACGCTCGTCGGCTCGAACGTCGTCAACCCGCTCGTCGGGTTCGGCCTCGGCGGCGTGGTGTCGACCTACACGGTTCCCCCCTCGGTGATTCGCTGGGACCTCCCGTTCAAGTTCCTCGTCGGCCTCGCGCTCGTCGGCATTGCGAGCCGGGAGGGCTGGGTCATCCGCCGACGCGAGGGCGCGTGGCTCGTCATCGCGTACTTCGTGTTCGTCAGCGTGCGCTTTCTGTTGTTTGCGGTTTGA
- a CDS encoding excinuclease ABC subunit C produces the protein MEPNEVRARADDLPRSPGVYQFLSGDTTLYVGKAVDLRDRVRSYADPRGERIRRMVAAAETVDVAVTDTETQALLLEANLIKRHQPRYNVRLKDDKSYPLVQLTDHSVPRIEVTRDPEPGATVFGPYTDKGRVETVVKAIRETYGLRGCSDHKYSGRDRPCLDYEMGLCSAPCTGEISEERYREDVESAVRFFEGETGVLADPLSREMEAAAQGQEFERAAHLRDRLSVVESFHGGGEEAVSSRRDERTVDVLGASVEGDRAVVARLHAERGQLVDRSRHRLDAPEGSDAAAAALFSAFLPQYYAERDLPDVVLLSERPDDEDVIAWLETEGVSVRVPGSGREAKLVELALKNARRTDGEPDSVGELAAALSLSRPERIEGFDVSHAQGRAVVGSDVCFVGGDSDTSSYRRKKLSEGNDDYLHMRELVEWRARRAVEGRDDRPDPDLLLVDGGRGQLDAARAALDEVGWDVPVVALAKEEEVVVTTERTYDWPPDHPGLHLLQRVRDEAHRFAVQYHQTLRDDVSTVLDDIDGVGPATRRKLLRRFGSVDAVRAASVEDLTDVPGVGEKTARTLKERL, from the coding sequence GTGGAACCGAACGAGGTTCGAGCGCGTGCGGACGACCTGCCGCGGAGTCCCGGAGTGTACCAGTTCCTCTCGGGTGACACCACGCTGTACGTCGGGAAGGCGGTCGACCTCAGGGACCGAGTGCGGTCGTACGCCGACCCGCGGGGCGAGCGCATCCGGCGGATGGTCGCCGCGGCGGAGACGGTCGACGTCGCCGTCACGGACACCGAGACGCAGGCGCTCTTACTCGAAGCGAACCTCATCAAGCGCCATCAGCCGCGGTACAACGTCCGGCTGAAGGACGACAAGTCCTACCCGCTCGTCCAACTCACGGACCACTCCGTCCCACGCATCGAGGTGACGCGCGACCCCGAACCGGGCGCGACGGTGTTCGGTCCCTACACCGACAAGGGTCGGGTCGAGACCGTCGTAAAGGCCATCCGCGAGACGTACGGCCTCCGGGGCTGTTCCGACCACAAGTACAGCGGCCGCGACCGCCCGTGTCTCGATTACGAGATGGGACTCTGTTCGGCACCGTGTACCGGTGAGATCAGCGAGGAGCGGTATCGAGAGGACGTCGAGTCGGCGGTGCGGTTCTTCGAGGGCGAGACCGGCGTGCTCGCCGACCCCCTCTCCCGGGAGATGGAGGCCGCGGCGCAGGGCCAGGAGTTCGAGCGGGCGGCGCACCTCCGCGACCGACTGTCGGTGGTCGAGTCGTTCCACGGCGGCGGCGAGGAGGCCGTCAGTAGCCGCCGTGACGAGCGGACCGTCGACGTCCTCGGCGCGAGCGTCGAAGGCGACCGGGCGGTCGTCGCCCGCCTCCACGCGGAGCGCGGCCAACTCGTCGACCGGTCTCGACATCGACTCGACGCGCCCGAGGGGAGCGACGCGGCCGCCGCGGCGCTGTTCAGCGCGTTCCTCCCGCAGTACTACGCCGAGCGCGACCTGCCCGACGTCGTTCTCCTCTCCGAGCGGCCGGACGACGAGGACGTGATCGCCTGGCTCGAAACCGAGGGCGTCTCCGTTCGCGTCCCGGGGAGCGGCCGGGAGGCGAAACTGGTCGAACTCGCGCTGAAGAACGCCCGTCGGACCGACGGCGAACCGGACAGCGTCGGCGAACTCGCCGCGGCGCTCTCTCTCTCGCGCCCGGAGCGCATCGAGGGGTTCGACGTGAGCCACGCGCAGGGCCGGGCCGTCGTCGGCAGCGACGTCTGCTTCGTCGGCGGCGACTCCGACACCAGTTCGTACCGGCGAAAGAAGCTCTCGGAGGGCAACGACGACTACCTCCACATGCGCGAACTCGTCGAGTGGCGCGCTCGCCGCGCCGTCGAGGGACGGGACGACCGACCCGACCCCGACCTGCTCCTCGTCGACGGCGGGCGCGGACAACTGGACGCCGCCCGCGCCGCGCTCGACGAGGTGGGATGGGACGTTCCGGTGGTCGCGCTCGCGAAGGAGGAGGAGGTGGTCGTGACCACCGAGCGGACGTACGACTGGCCGCCCGACCACCCCGGACTCCACCTCCTCCAGCGCGTCCGCGACGAGGCGCACCGCTTCGCGGTCCAGTACCACCAGACCCTCCGCGACGACGTCTCGACCGTCCTCGACGACATCGACGGCGTCGGACCGGCCACGCGCCGAAAGCTCCTCCGGCGGTTCGGCAGCGTCGACGCCGTCCGAGCGGCCTCGGTGGAGGACCTCACCGACGTGCCCGGCGTGGGTGAGAAGACGGCGCGGACGCTCAAAGAGCGGCTCTAG
- a CDS encoding DUF7344 domain-containing protein: protein MGENADSGGPTGVLTNRRRQLVLSQLQEHESMALRDLAEQIAVSDLQTDIESLSEEAIDEVEIALHHVHTPKLADAGYVEYDSHNQVISLTDAGRRKSIENECDHVGPQSSSRISVNLRPETVDLLHGIIRRDDRFDARMDYDDVISVVLSDARIERESEEEAQ, encoded by the coding sequence ATGGGGGAGAATGCCGACAGTGGGGGACCCACAGGAGTACTGACGAACAGAAGGCGCCAGCTAGTGCTCAGCCAGTTACAGGAACACGAGTCGATGGCACTCCGCGACCTCGCAGAGCAGATCGCGGTCAGCGACCTCCAGACCGACATCGAGTCGCTCAGCGAGGAGGCCATCGACGAGGTGGAAATCGCGCTCCACCACGTCCACACGCCCAAACTGGCCGATGCGGGCTACGTCGAGTACGACTCGCACAACCAGGTCATCTCGTTGACCGACGCCGGGCGCCGCAAGTCCATCGAGAACGAGTGCGACCACGTCGGACCGCAGTCGTCTAGCCGTATCTCGGTCAACCTCCGCCCGGAGACGGTCGACTTGCTCCACGGAATCATCCGCCGAGACGACCGGTTCGACGCACGGATGGACTACGACGACGTCATCTCCGTGGTCCTCTCGGACGCCCGCATCGAGCGGGAGAGCGAGGAAGAAGCACAGTAA
- a CDS encoding ABC transporter permease, with amino-acid sequence MSWQAVAQKDFEDAVRSRWLWGLSAFFLLFFGGTTSLFYAYLGGPEATSDSLFGLFASGFLSFSYTGFLAFALAFIALITSYGAIIDERESGTLKLLLSLPHARRDVIAGKIAGRSAVVVIPALVGFLIALVALLATGTRIIPGHFFPQVALTALLAVAFVSIGVGVSASADSGRQATLGTLGMYFLFALLWSFVARGFPQLLTEIAKRVPGADPLSTALTVKLRLLVKYLNPLRAYETLVAEVYFGDPVQARLVKEGFFTQAQAAPVLQESLPVYLTGPFIFAVLLAWIVVPPVLGYWSFRDQDL; translated from the coding sequence ATGAGTTGGCAGGCCGTCGCCCAGAAGGACTTCGAGGACGCCGTCCGCTCGCGGTGGCTCTGGGGGCTCTCCGCGTTCTTCCTGCTCTTCTTCGGCGGGACGACGAGCCTCTTCTACGCGTACCTCGGCGGTCCCGAGGCCACCTCCGACTCGCTGTTCGGGCTGTTCGCCTCGGGCTTTCTCTCCTTCTCGTACACGGGCTTTCTCGCCTTCGCGCTCGCGTTCATCGCGCTCATCACCTCCTACGGCGCGATCATCGACGAGCGCGAGTCGGGCACACTGAAGCTCCTCCTGTCGCTCCCGCACGCCCGCCGCGACGTCATCGCCGGGAAGATAGCCGGTCGGAGCGCTGTCGTCGTCATCCCGGCGCTCGTCGGCTTCCTCATCGCGCTCGTCGCGCTCTTGGCGACGGGGACCAGAATCATCCCCGGGCACTTCTTCCCGCAGGTCGCGCTCACCGCGCTCTTGGCCGTCGCGTTCGTCTCTATCGGCGTCGGCGTCTCCGCCTCCGCGGACTCGGGTCGACAAGCGACTCTCGGAACGCTCGGGATGTACTTCCTCTTCGCGCTCCTGTGGTCGTTCGTCGCCCGCGGCTTCCCCCAGTTGCTCACCGAAATCGCCAAGCGGGTGCCGGGAGCGGACCCGCTCTCGACGGCGCTCACGGTGAAGCTTCGTCTCCTCGTCAAGTACCTCAACCCGCTCCGAGCGTACGAGACGCTGGTCGCGGAGGTGTACTTCGGCGACCCGGTGCAGGCTCGGTTGGTCAAGGAGGGCTTTTTCACGCAGGCGCAGGCCGCGCCCGTCCTGCAGGAGTCGCTCCCCGTCTACCTCACGGGACCGTTCATCTTCGCCGTGCTCCTGGCGTGGATCGTCGTCCCGCCCGTGCTCGGCTACTGGAGCTTCCGCGATCAGGACCTCTGA